Proteins encoded by one window of Pecten maximus chromosome 15, xPecMax1.1, whole genome shotgun sequence:
- the LOC117343400 gene encoding uncharacterized protein K02A2.6-like, translating to MTGKVGRIDTFDESIERWEAYKERLDQYFIANTVKEEKQVPALLSLIGGRTYGLLRDLTAPDLPATKTYPVLTKILQDHYSPKPLVIAERYRFHKRDQREGESIRDYNAALRKLSENCTFGDTLNDTLRDRLVCGLKAEHIQKKLLTESDLTYQKALEVAIAFETATKDAVELQRQHVKTPVHKIRKEKVQQQTTKKPSFPNKHDKNKVCYRCKGTHHPNDCHFKDAICHKCNKKGHIKKACLSGKPWKKGAPVHRVQDDSGSEPEMISSLEIFDISSRSGESGGSDAIWLHPMVDDVELAMELDTGSAVSIISQSTFDRYFSKRKSDIRETKVTLKTYSGEKLSPLGVFEVQVGLNSQHKRLELFVVKHGGPPLFGRDWLRSIKLNWHEIKTVTVTSGSKQTLSVAQQLEKYPEVFKDELGTLKDITARIKVKEGANPKFCKARTVPFALKEKVDAELNRLVEAGILTKVEHSEWATPIVPIPKRDGSVRICGDFKVTVNQVLDVDQYPLPRIDDIFATLAGGQHFTKIDLKNAYLQMVVREEDQPYLTINTHRGLFRYNRLVFGISSAPAIWQRSIDQVLQGVPRVQCILDDMIVTGTTDEEHLENLETVLQRLDRYGLRVNKDKCEFFKDSIEFCGHTIDKDGLHKTPSKVEAVVKAPCPENVSQLKSFLGLVNYYAKFIQNLSSIVNPLNQLLEADQKWVWSKECDAAFRRVKEVVASEQVLTHFDPSKKVQLATDASPYGLGVVLSHMMEDGSERPIAFASRSLSKSERNYSQIDKEALGIVWGVKKFYQYLYGRLFILLTDHQPLTSIFHPEKGIPMTTAARLQRYALFLAGFQYDIKYKSTTRHANADCLSRLPLVSKQETEGDTVETFIVSHMDTLPVTSKEISRETLKDPTLSKVYTTVQRGWIEGEDKCLGIFYNKRVEISIHQNCLFWGIRVIVPSALRQRVLDELHEGHVGVVKMKGSARSYVWWPGIDTDIEHVCKSCTGCQEVKHAPPAAPIHPWEWPSIPWQRIHIDFAGPFLDMMFFVAVDAHSKWPEVVPMKTTTAEKTVEVMREIFSRNGVPAQVVSDNGPQFVPEHFSNFMRCNGIKHTTSAPYHPSTNGLAERFVQSFKGAMKASKKDSGSVQKRLANFLLAYRNSKHMTTNKTPAKLFIGRNLPSRLDLIKPDIRRRVDEHRWKQESKRQVPCRSFSVGEPVSIRDYRGSQKWIYGKVAEKTGPVSYKVEIAPGVF from the coding sequence ATGACGGGTAAAGTTGGCAGAATTGACACTTTCGATGAGAGTATAGAACGATGGGAAGCCTATAAAGAACGGCTAGACCAATATTTTATTGCTAATACagtaaaagaagaaaaacaagtCCCCGCTCTCCTCAGTCTGATTGGCGGAAGGACATACGGACTTCTGCGTGATTTGACCGCGCCAGATTTACCGGCAACCAAAACATACCCAGTTTTGACGAAAATTTTGCAAGACCATTACTCGCCGAAACCGCTTGTAATAGCTGAACGTTACCGGTTTCACAAACGGGATCAACGTGAGGGAGAGTCAATTAGGGATTATAATGCAGCCCTTAGGAAACTGAGCGAGAATTGTACATTCGGAGACACACTCAATGATACATTGAGAGACAGATTAGTTTGTGGGTTGAAGGCAGAACATATACAGAAAAAGTTATTAACCGAATCTGATTTAACTTACCAGAAGGCACTAGAGGTCGCTATAGCCTTTGAAACAGCCACGAAGGATGCGGTAGAGCTACAGAGACAACACGTGAAGACTCCAGTACATAAGATACGGAAAGAGAAAGTACAACAGCAAACTACCAAGAAACCTTCATTTCCCAACAAGCATGACAAGAATAAGGTTTGTTATCGTTGTAAAGGCACACACCACCCCAACGATTGCCATTTCAAAGACGCCATTTGTCATAAGTGCAATAAAAAGGGACATATAAAGAAAGCGTGCTTGTCTGGTAAACCATGGAAGAAGGGTGCTCCAGTACACAGAGTTCAAGATGACAGTGGGTCTGAACCAGAGATGATCAGCTCACTAGAGATATTTGACATTTCGAGCCGTTCAGGAGAATCTGGCGGTTCTGATGCCATTTGGTTACACCCTATGGTTGATGATGTTGAATTGGCCATGGAGTTGGACACTGGGTCAGCTGTGTCAATTATAAGTCAATCAACATTTGACCGGTACTTCTCTAAGAGAAAGAGTGATATTAGAGAAACAAAAGTGACACTTAAAACATATTCTGGAGAAAAACTGAGCCCACTTGGtgtttttgaagtacaagttGGACTAAACAGTCAACATAAACGTCTGGAATTGTTCGTGGTGAAACATGGAGGACCTCCCTTGTTTGGGAGAGACTGGCTACGCAGTATAAAACTGAACTGGCATGAAATTAAGACAGTTACGGTTACAAGTGGTTCGAAACAAACACTTAGTGTAGCTCAACAGCTTGAGAAATATCCAGAAGTGTTCAAGGATGAGCTTGGTACCCTGAAGGACATTACTGCCAGAATAAAGGTAAAGGAAGGTGCTAACCCAAAATTCTGTAAAGCGCGTACTGTTCCTTTCGCCTTgaaggaaaaagttgacgcGGAGCTCAACCGACTGGTCGAAGCGGGCATTTTGACCAAAGTTGAACATTCAGAATGGGCCACACCCATAGTTCCTATTCCAAAGCGGGACGGCAGCGTACGCATATGCGGTGATTTCAAGGTCACGGTTAACCAAGTTCTTGACGTCGACCAGTATCCCTTACCAAGGATTGATGACATCTTCGCCACACTTGCTGGAGGTCAACATTTCACGAAGATAGATCTAAAAAATGCCTATCTACAAATGGTTGTACGCGAAGAGGACCAACCTTACCTGACAATCAACACACACCGTGGCTTATTTCGGTATAACCGACTAGTATTCGGTATATCATCTGCTCCAGCAATATGGCAAAGGTCCATTGATCAAGTTTTACAAGGCGTGCCACGCGTACAATGCATTCTCGACGACATGATCGTTACAGGCACGACTGATGAGGAACATCTGGAAAATCTTGAAACTGTACTTCAGCGGTTGGACCGTTACGGGTTACGTGTAAATAAGGACAAATGCGAGTTCTTCAAAGACTCCATTGAATTTTGTGGACACACCATCGACAAAGATGGCCTGCACAAGACGCCTAGTAAGGTGGAAGCTGTGGTAAAAGCACCCTGCCCAGAAAATGTAAGTCAACTCAAGTCTTTCCTTGGACTTGTGAACTATTATGCTAAGTTCATTCAGAACTTGTCATCGATTGTAAACCCTCTCAACCAGTTACTAGAGGCCGACCAGAAGTGGGTATGGTCTAAGGAGTGTGACGCAGCATTCCGACGTGTGAAGGAAGTCGTGGCATCTGAGCAAGTACTGACTCATTTTGACCCTTCGAAAAAGGTACAGTTAGCGACAGACGCATCTCCCTATGGTTTGGGCGTTGTGCTATCGCACATGATGGAGGATGGATCTGAAAGGCCAATAGCCTTTGCGTCGCGTTCTCTCTCAAAATCGGAACGCAATTATTCTCAAATAGACAAAGAGGCACTTGGGATAGTTTGGGGAGTAAAGAAATTCTACCAGTATCTGTATGGGCGTCTGTTCATTTTACTGACGGATCATCAGCCGTTGACGTCTATATTTCACCCAGAGAAGGGGATCCCAATGACAACTGCAGCTAGACTTCAACGCTATGCCCTATTTTTGGCAGGATTCCAATATGACATCAAGTACAAGAGTACAACAAGACATGCAAATGCAGATTGTTTGTCGCGATTACCCTTGGTCTCTAAGCAGGAGACAGAAGGAGACACTGTCGAGACGTTCATAGTGTCTCATATGGACACTCTCCCGGTAACTAGCAAGGAAATCTCACGAGAAACTTTAAAAGACCCAACCCTGTCAAAAGTGTACACCACTGTACAGCGAGGGTGGATCGAGGGTGAAGATAAATGCTTAGGCATATTCTACAACAAGCGTGTGGAAATAAGCATTCATCAGAACTGTCTGTTTTGGGGTATACGTGTTATTGTTCCCAGTGCACTCAGGCAAAGAGTGCTAGACGAGTTACATGAAGGACATGTCGGCGTGGTAAAGATGAAAGGCTCAGCAAGAAGCTATGTCTGGTGGCCGGGCATTGACACAGACATTGAACACGTTTGTAAATCTTGTACAGGATGCCAGGAGGTCAAGCATGCGCCACCCGCCGCACCTATTCACCCATGGGAATGGCCGTCCATTCCCTGGCAGCGTATTCATATAGATTTTGCAGGCCCATTCCTCgacatgatgttttttgtggCAGTCGATGCCCATTCAAAATGGCCTGAAGTGGTTCCGATGAAAACGACCACAGCAGAGAAAACTGTGGAGGTGATGCGAGAGATATTCAGCAGAAACGGAGTCCCAGCTCAGGTAGTGAGCGATAATGGCCCCCAGTTCGTACCGGAACATTTTTCCAATTTCATGAGGTGTAATGGAATTAAACACACAACATCAGCTCCATATCATCCAAGCACTAACGGTCTCGCGGAGCGTTTTGTCCAGTCTTTCAAAGGTGCAATGAAAGCAAGCAAGAAGGACTCTGGTTCAGTACAGAAAAGGCTGGCCAACTTTCTATTGGCATATAGAAACAGTAAACATATGACCACGAATAAGACCCCAGCAAAGCTCTTCATTGGACGTAACTTACCGTCGCGGCTTGATTTGATCAAACCGGATATAAGACGACGCGTTGATGAACACCGCTGGAAACAAGAATCCAAGCGACAGGTTCCTTGTAGATCATTCTCTGTTGGAGAGCCGGTATCTATACGTGACTATCGTGGTTCACAGAAATGGATTTATGGCAAGGTTGCAGAGAAGACGGGCCCGGTCTCGTACAAAGTTGAAATTGCACCAGGTGTATTTTGA